A DNA window from Pontiella agarivorans contains the following coding sequences:
- a CDS encoding mannitol dehydrogenase family protein, with the protein MNKSIKLNQENLPLLADKMIIPTYDRSKMKAGIVHVGVGGFHRSHEAYYTGSLMNESDALDWGICGVGLRESDRKMRDILKEQDFLYTLMFKHPDGTVKARVIGSIIDFMLSVDDPMAVIDRMAHEDTKIVSLTITEGGYNFHPATGEFMFDNPDVQHDLAHPEAPRLVFGYLTAALKKRRDSGRPPFTVQSCDNVQHNGDMTKKMLLAFAGRLDPELAEWIEANVCFPNAMVDRITPVTTASDIEYLRTEFGVRGAWPVTCEPFCQWVIEDNFSSGRPAWEKVGAQFVPDVTPYEKMKIRLLNAGHSVLGLLGSIHGHETIDGAVTDPLFAKYLRAFMDVEATPVLDEVEGINLDDYKDSLIERFGNPNIKDSLARICLESSAKLPKFLIATINENLAAGGSIDYATLVIAAWCYYSDKGLSRHGVELDIVDEMKDELHLAAMGTEDDVLSFLRLEPIFGDLINNERFTQTYAAMVQALYEDPDIARLMTQILAEEQQTV; encoded by the coding sequence ATGAATAAATCCATTAAACTGAACCAGGAAAACCTTCCGCTGCTGGCGGATAAAATGATCATCCCGACCTACGACCGCAGTAAAATGAAAGCCGGTATCGTACACGTCGGTGTCGGCGGATTCCACCGCTCCCACGAAGCGTATTATACCGGATCGCTTATGAATGAATCCGATGCACTGGACTGGGGCATCTGCGGCGTCGGGCTGCGGGAATCGGACCGGAAAATGCGGGATATTCTCAAGGAGCAGGATTTTCTGTATACCCTGATGTTCAAGCATCCCGACGGCACTGTCAAAGCCCGCGTCATCGGTTCGATCATCGACTTTATGCTGAGTGTGGATGACCCGATGGCGGTGATCGACCGCATGGCGCATGAGGACACCAAAATCGTATCGCTGACGATCACGGAGGGCGGTTATAATTTTCATCCCGCCACCGGCGAATTTATGTTCGATAATCCGGATGTGCAGCACGATCTGGCTCATCCGGAAGCCCCTCGGCTGGTGTTCGGCTATCTGACTGCCGCACTGAAAAAACGGCGTGATTCCGGGCGTCCGCCGTTTACCGTTCAGTCGTGCGATAATGTGCAGCACAACGGCGATATGACCAAAAAAATGCTGCTGGCTTTCGCCGGCCGGCTGGATCCTGAGCTGGCGGAATGGATCGAAGCCAACGTCTGTTTTCCGAATGCCATGGTGGACCGCATCACACCGGTTACCACGGCATCCGATATTGAATATCTCCGGACTGAATTCGGGGTGCGCGGAGCATGGCCGGTTACCTGCGAGCCGTTTTGTCAGTGGGTAATCGAGGATAACTTTTCCAGCGGCCGTCCGGCCTGGGAAAAAGTCGGTGCGCAGTTTGTTCCGGACGTCACGCCGTATGAAAAAATGAAGATTCGGCTGCTGAATGCCGGGCACTCCGTGCTCGGTCTGCTCGGTTCGATTCATGGTCATGAAACGATCGACGGTGCCGTTACGGATCCGCTGTTCGCTAAATATCTTCGGGCATTTATGGATGTGGAAGCCACGCCGGTGCTGGATGAAGTCGAGGGCATTAATCTTGATGACTACAAGGACAGCCTGATCGAACGTTTCGGCAATCCGAATATCAAAGACAGCCTGGCGCGCATCTGTCTGGAAAGCTCGGCCAAACTGCCGAAGTTTCTGATTGCAACCATCAATGAAAACCTCGCGGCCGGCGGCAGTATTGATTATGCCACGCTGGTGATTGCCGCCTGGTGTTATTACAGCGACAAAGGTCTCAGCCGTCACGGCGTGGAGCTGGATATTGTGGATGAAATGAAAGACGAGCTGCATCTGGCGGCGATGGGAACGGAAGATGATGTACTTTCGTTCCTGAGACTGGAACCGATCTTCGGGGATCTGATCAACAACGAACGCTTCACCCAAACCTATGCGGCCATGGTGCAGGCGCTTTACGAAGATCCTGACATTGCCCGGCTGATGACGCAGATTCTGGCCGAAGAGCAACAGACGGTCTGA
- a CDS encoding carbohydrate porin yields the protein MKKSVLLLSAAVSASAVAEQGPQEKAWYQEDRLFDRYESMEASGISPFLYFDSIYAANVDGGVDTADNYTAQTYAGVDLDLEKLIGWDNTTMKISMVNRSGNGIANDVGGIYDPMCINGGPDGQVTWLYQVWIEKMFGENLAVKFGRTSMDEDFADNGLNRYALSTAINGPIRSMMLESPQIYSFPLALWGGRLKYTLNENHQFQLGAYQINASIWDDYVPGTDWSWRSDDGVTFMAQYDWTPAVFERPSRFYLGIADSVYEYDDFDGGETSNLLRFYGHAEVEVVENLRLFAFGAYTTQDETAKVPLQLSGGANWKGLIPGRENDHTMCFVTYGQISDEYGEYVTLDDVDAEMVYEFGHRIQIIPSFYIQPSVQYIVDPGGGTNGDVDNALVLGAWVGAAF from the coding sequence ATGAAAAAATCAGTGTTGCTATTGAGTGCCGCAGTTTCGGCGAGTGCCGTTGCTGAACAGGGTCCGCAGGAAAAAGCCTGGTATCAGGAAGACCGGCTGTTTGATCGGTATGAAAGTATGGAAGCCTCGGGGATCTCGCCGTTTCTATACTTTGATTCGATTTATGCGGCGAATGTCGACGGCGGTGTTGATACGGCTGATAACTATACGGCCCAGACTTATGCCGGTGTCGATCTCGATCTGGAAAAGCTGATCGGCTGGGATAACACCACCATGAAAATTTCCATGGTTAATCGTTCGGGGAACGGTATTGCCAACGATGTCGGCGGAATTTATGACCCGATGTGCATCAATGGCGGGCCCGACGGGCAGGTGACCTGGCTCTATCAGGTCTGGATCGAAAAAATGTTCGGTGAAAACCTGGCGGTGAAATTCGGACGCACGTCGATGGATGAGGATTTTGCGGATAATGGGCTGAATCGATATGCTCTCAGTACGGCCATCAACGGACCGATCCGTTCGATGATGCTGGAGAGTCCTCAAATTTATTCTTTTCCGCTGGCGCTGTGGGGCGGTCGGTTGAAATATACACTGAATGAAAATCATCAGTTCCAGCTTGGTGCGTATCAGATTAACGCTTCCATCTGGGATGATTATGTGCCGGGAACTGACTGGAGCTGGCGCAGCGATGACGGGGTCACTTTCATGGCGCAGTATGACTGGACGCCCGCCGTTTTTGAGCGCCCGTCCCGCTTCTATCTCGGGATTGCCGATTCGGTGTATGAATATGATGATTTTGACGGCGGCGAAACCTCCAATCTGCTGCGTTTTTACGGTCACGCGGAGGTTGAAGTGGTCGAAAACCTTCGGCTCTTTGCCTTCGGCGCCTACACCACGCAGGATGAAACCGCCAAGGTTCCGCTTCAGCTCAGCGGCGGGGCGAACTGGAAGGGGCTGATTCCCGGCCGTGAAAATGATCACACCATGTGCTTTGTGACCTATGGCCAGATCAGCGATGAATATGGCGAGTATGTGACGCTGGACGATGTGGATGCCGAAATGGTCTATGAATTCGGCCACCGTATTCAGATTATCCCGAGTTTCTATATTCAGCCGTCCGTGCAGTATATCGTGGATCCCGGCGGCGGGACCAACGGCGATGTGGATAACGCCCTTGTGCTCGGGGCCTGGGTTGGTGCGGCGTTTTAA
- a CDS encoding GntR family transcriptional regulator, producing MNPSKPKYLQISEKIRILIRNQTYKPGDLLPAEQDLAKKYGASRPTVAKALKLLTDEKLVRRRAGFGTQVLAPGKSALTAAFLIPRIHETEIFEPICAGITQTAAEAGMQIIQSSEFSREHDPRAFAETMTEEFIDARVNGVFFTPIEHIPGQQEFNLEIIKRLGRESIRVVLLDRDVYPWPRQTPYDLIGIDNIEAGYIMANHLLGNGCKKLAFVSGTYPAVTVQLRRIGSHEALVQAGHRANTLLDVELDADQPERAAKALRKAGVQGIICANDATAAPLLRALLDLGIDLPHEMQVCGFDDVKYASLLSVPLTSYRQPTKDIGRVAARVMINRIKTPDSPPVRVTLRGQLVIRESSCGPID from the coding sequence ATGAACCCCTCCAAACCAAAGTACTTACAGATATCAGAGAAAATTCGTATTTTAATCCGGAACCAGACGTATAAACCCGGCGATCTCCTTCCCGCGGAACAGGATCTGGCAAAAAAATACGGGGCCTCACGCCCCACCGTCGCCAAGGCGCTGAAGCTGCTGACCGACGAAAAACTGGTCCGGCGCCGCGCCGGATTCGGCACCCAGGTGCTGGCACCGGGCAAATCCGCCCTCACCGCCGCCTTCCTCATTCCGCGCATCCATGAAACCGAGATTTTTGAACCCATCTGCGCCGGCATCACTCAGACCGCCGCTGAAGCCGGAATGCAGATTATCCAGTCTTCGGAATTCAGCCGTGAACATGACCCGCGCGCTTTTGCCGAAACAATGACCGAGGAATTTATCGATGCCCGGGTAAACGGGGTTTTCTTCACCCCCATTGAACACATCCCCGGACAGCAGGAATTTAATCTGGAAATCATCAAACGGCTCGGGCGCGAAAGTATCCGCGTTGTACTGCTCGACCGCGACGTCTATCCCTGGCCGCGCCAGACCCCCTACGATCTTATCGGCATCGACAACATCGAAGCCGGCTACATTATGGCCAACCACCTGCTGGGCAACGGCTGTAAAAAACTCGCTTTCGTCTCCGGTACCTACCCCGCCGTGACCGTGCAGCTGCGCCGCATCGGCAGCCACGAAGCTCTCGTTCAGGCCGGCCACCGGGCCAACACCCTGCTTGATGTGGAACTCGATGCCGATCAGCCGGAACGTGCAGCCAAAGCCCTTCGCAAAGCAGGCGTTCAGGGCATTATCTGCGCCAACGATGCCACCGCAGCCCCTCTGCTCCGCGCACTGCTCGATCTCGGAATCGACCTTCCCCACGAAATGCAGGTCTGCGGTTTCGACGATGTAAAATACGCCTCGCTGCTCAGCGTCCCGCTCACCTCCTACCGGCAACCCACCAAAGACATCGGTCGCGTTGCCGCGCGCGTAATGATCAACCGCATCAAAACCCCCGACAGCCCGCCCGTCCGCGTCACCCTCAGAGGTCAGCTCGTCATCCGCGAATCCTCCTGCGGCCCCATCGACTGA
- a CDS encoding pyrophosphate--fructose-6-phosphate 1-phosphotransferase, with amino-acid sequence MAVKKVALLTAGGLAPCLSTAVGRLIERYTEVSPETEIIAYVGGYKGLLLGDSITVTDEIRQNASILYKHGGSPIGNSRVKLTNVKDCEKRGLVEPGQDPLQVAADQLVKDGVDVIHTIGGDDTNTTAADLAAYLAENDYKLIVVGLPKTIDNDVFPIKQSLGAWTAAEEGARYFENVVAEHNANPRMLIIHEVMGRNCGWLTAYTAKVYHERLEELDFLPNIGLSKERKDVHAVFVPEMDVDIAAEAARLKKVMDDVDNVNIFISEGAGVDAIIKEKEAAGEEIVRDAFGHVKLDTINPGAWFGKQFAKLLGAEKVLIQKSGYYARAAASNEADLKLIKECCDVAVDSAIAGIGGVVGHDEDKNDELRACEFPRIAGGKPFNIDEPWFGELLADIGQAKGAKVEVSH; translated from the coding sequence ATGGCTGTTAAGAAAGTTGCTCTACTGACTGCCGGCGGACTCGCGCCCTGTCTCTCCACCGCAGTCGGTCGCCTGATCGAACGTTACACTGAAGTTTCACCGGAAACAGAAATCATCGCCTATGTCGGCGGCTATAAAGGCCTATTGCTCGGCGATTCCATCACGGTTACTGATGAAATCCGCCAGAATGCGTCCATCCTCTACAAACACGGAGGCTCCCCGATCGGAAACAGCCGCGTCAAACTCACCAACGTGAAAGACTGCGAAAAACGCGGCCTCGTCGAGCCCGGTCAGGATCCGCTGCAGGTCGCGGCCGACCAGCTGGTCAAAGACGGCGTCGATGTGATTCACACCATTGGCGGCGACGACACCAACACCACGGCGGCCGATCTTGCGGCCTATCTCGCCGAAAATGATTACAAGCTGATCGTGGTCGGCCTGCCCAAAACCATCGACAACGACGTCTTCCCGATCAAACAGTCCCTCGGCGCATGGACCGCAGCCGAAGAAGGCGCGCGCTACTTCGAAAATGTAGTGGCCGAACATAACGCCAACCCGCGCATGCTCATCATCCACGAAGTCATGGGACGCAACTGCGGATGGCTCACCGCCTACACTGCAAAAGTTTACCACGAACGTCTCGAAGAGCTCGACTTCCTGCCCAACATCGGTCTTTCCAAAGAACGCAAAGATGTCCACGCCGTCTTCGTTCCGGAAATGGATGTCGATATTGCCGCTGAAGCCGCCCGCCTGAAAAAGGTCATGGACGACGTCGATAACGTGAACATCTTCATTTCCGAAGGAGCCGGCGTTGATGCCATCATTAAGGAAAAAGAAGCCGCCGGCGAAGAAATTGTCCGCGATGCCTTCGGTCACGTGAAACTCGACACCATTAATCCCGGTGCCTGGTTCGGCAAACAGTTCGCCAAACTGCTCGGTGCTGAAAAAGTACTGATTCAGAAATCCGGTTACTATGCCCGTGCCGCAGCTTCCAACGAAGCCGACCTCAAACTCATCAAAGAATGCTGCGACGTTGCGGTCGATTCCGCCATCGCAGGCATCGGCGGTGTCGTCGGTCACGACGAAGATAAGAACGACGAACTCCGCGCCTGCGAATTCCCGCGCATCGCCGGCGGAAAACCGTTCAACATCGACGAACCGTGGTTCGGTGAACTGCTCGCCGACATCGGCCAGGCCAAAGGTGCCAAAGTCGAAGTCAGCCACTAA
- a CDS encoding purine-cytosine permease family protein, translated as MNTRFQHLESVSEEQLPVSKHKLHGWGHFLGLYAGEHVAATEFVIGATFVALGAKTMDIILGLLIGNILAILSWTMITSPIAVDTRMSLYNYLHKIAGDKMTALYNWANVIIFTVISAAMITVSSTAVRFLFKIPAQLAWYPTNPWFVVVVLAVGIIVVFVAMYGFNAVSEFSGICAPWLFVMFTSGSLVLMPALSNAVLGKTVLDGFGDFMAIGNQSIWTGVNAVGEPGIGLLEVIGFAWAANTITHFGLIDMALFRYAKKKVYGLCTSSGMLFGHFIAWISAGIMGAGTAVLLKTTITELDPGDVAYYALGLSGFVIVIIAGWTTANANLYRAGLAAQAIFYKHSRKKTTLAVGVVTVVVACFPFVFTKMLPLLTYAGLLVVPVGAIVFAEHVIFPKIGFTRYWARYRKLTHSTPAIASWIAGLVFGFGLNALNVMSFYYLFIPTWIFTIVLYTLMAKKYGAAESYPEEVAADEVYDAEVAAYQDYLAARTPQPVKDTSALTRILTWASIISLVITMVLACITMWGSPDMETYDVNRAVFYRYGFICTIVYFVLAYWAMRRKKASVEEPVIAADPEAVVS; from the coding sequence ATGAATACACGATTCCAACATCTGGAGAGCGTGAGCGAAGAGCAGCTGCCGGTCTCAAAGCATAAACTGCACGGCTGGGGACATTTTCTCGGCCTCTACGCCGGCGAGCACGTCGCCGCCACCGAGTTTGTCATCGGGGCCACCTTTGTTGCGCTGGGTGCAAAAACCATGGACATTATTCTCGGGCTGCTGATCGGTAATATTCTGGCGATTCTCAGCTGGACGATGATCACCTCACCGATTGCCGTGGATACACGGATGAGCCTTTACAACTATCTGCATAAAATTGCGGGCGATAAAATGACGGCGCTGTACAACTGGGCGAACGTCATCATCTTCACGGTGATATCGGCCGCCATGATCACGGTGTCATCGACGGCGGTGCGGTTTCTGTTCAAAATACCGGCGCAGCTGGCGTGGTATCCCACCAATCCGTGGTTTGTTGTGGTGGTGCTCGCCGTGGGCATCATTGTGGTCTTCGTGGCGATGTACGGTTTCAATGCGGTTTCTGAATTTTCGGGAATCTGTGCGCCTTGGCTGTTTGTCATGTTTACCAGCGGATCGCTGGTGCTGATGCCGGCGCTGTCCAATGCTGTACTGGGCAAAACGGTGCTGGACGGATTCGGTGATTTCATGGCCATCGGCAATCAGTCGATCTGGACCGGTGTGAATGCCGTCGGTGAACCGGGGATCGGCCTGCTGGAAGTGATCGGTTTTGCCTGGGCGGCAAATACCATTACGCATTTCGGCCTGATTGATATGGCGCTGTTCCGCTACGCAAAGAAAAAAGTATACGGCCTCTGCACCAGTTCGGGGATGCTGTTCGGTCATTTCATTGCCTGGATTTCCGCAGGCATCATGGGCGCCGGCACTGCGGTGCTGCTGAAAACAACGATCACCGAGCTTGATCCCGGCGACGTGGCCTACTATGCCCTCGGTCTTTCCGGATTCGTGATTGTGATTATCGCCGGCTGGACGACGGCCAATGCCAATCTCTATCGGGCCGGTCTCGCGGCACAGGCGATTTTCTATAAACACTCCCGCAAAAAAACCACGCTGGCGGTCGGTGTTGTGACGGTGGTTGTGGCGTGTTTTCCGTTTGTATTCACCAAAATGCTTCCGCTGCTGACCTATGCCGGGCTGCTGGTGGTTCCGGTGGGGGCCATTGTGTTTGCCGAGCATGTGATTTTCCCGAAGATCGGATTCACCCGCTACTGGGCGCGATACCGCAAGCTGACCCATAGTACGCCTGCGATCGCCTCGTGGATTGCCGGTCTGGTTTTCGGTTTCGGTCTGAATGCCCTGAATGTAATGTCATTCTACTATCTCTTCATTCCGACCTGGATCTTCACGATTGTGCTCTACACGCTGATGGCGAAAAAATACGGCGCGGCGGAATCCTATCCTGAAGAGGTGGCTGCCGATGAGGTTTATGATGCTGAAGTTGCCGCGTATCAGGATTATCTGGCGGCCCGCACGCCGCAGCCGGTAAAGGATACTTCCGCGCTGACCCGGATTCTGACCTGGGCCTCGATCATCAGTCTCGTCATTACCATGGTTCTGGCCTGCATCACCATGTGGGGCAGTCCGGATATGGAAACGTATGATGTGAATCGCGCGGTCTTCTACCGCTACGGCTTCATCTGCACCATCGTATATTTCGTGCTGGCCTACTGGGCGATGCGCCGCAAGAAAGCCTCGGTAGAGGAGCCGGTCATTGCTGCGGATCCCGAGGCCGTCGTTTCATAA
- a CDS encoding ankyrin repeat domain-containing protein gives MADLFIVRGRLRFSALLGLVLTALSGLATWHFYGQLEFELDDRKFLFSAILTGALALGTVGLFITFLAAQWFMNPSRSLTDRLDSFPWWVVGMLLVLVLIGGAGYFVAHYQSAAQSEFDLLRAGKWSELEQRVSANPRLFTRKDAAGQTMIQVAYRENYPEAFGLLANLGAPPVDLDPRGGSPVLASLGNLPMLEVLLNAGLTPSINDVDGTPAVHRAAERSDSAALKLLIKAGAGVDERNGLYRTALMQCVGNAALQQARVLLAAGADVNTFDQRGDTALHIAVRRRSVPAVELLLENGADADSFNFLHQTPLHLAAEGGQDQLVKLFADTLENIDLIDEENRTPLETALANRHYETATLLMESGADTDRILGDRKTILHHAIENREYAIARFLLRSGARADIPDSDGLTALDVCKVKELQGLVEMIEGVPDSEEDLPEEN, from the coding sequence ATGGCGGATCTATTCATTGTACGGGGACGGTTACGTTTTTCGGCCCTGCTCGGGCTGGTACTGACGGCCTTGTCCGGTTTGGCCACCTGGCATTTTTACGGGCAGCTCGAATTTGAACTCGATGACCGGAAGTTTCTTTTTTCAGCGATTCTCACGGGGGCACTGGCGCTGGGAACGGTTGGGTTGTTTATCACATTTCTGGCGGCTCAGTGGTTTATGAATCCGTCGCGGAGTCTGACGGACCGGCTCGATTCGTTTCCATGGTGGGTTGTGGGCATGCTGTTGGTGCTGGTGCTGATCGGCGGGGCCGGATATTTTGTGGCGCACTACCAGAGTGCGGCACAAAGCGAGTTTGATCTGCTGAGGGCGGGAAAGTGGAGTGAGCTGGAACAGCGGGTTTCTGCCAATCCCCGGCTGTTCACCCGGAAAGATGCTGCCGGACAGACGATGATTCAGGTGGCCTATCGTGAAAATTATCCCGAGGCTTTCGGGCTGCTGGCCAATCTCGGCGCTCCGCCGGTGGATCTTGATCCTCGCGGCGGAAGTCCCGTGCTGGCTTCGTTGGGCAACCTTCCGATGCTCGAAGTGCTGCTTAATGCCGGGCTGACCCCGAGTATTAACGATGTTGACGGTACTCCGGCTGTGCATCGTGCGGCGGAACGATCCGATTCCGCCGCACTCAAGCTGCTTATCAAGGCCGGCGCAGGAGTCGATGAGCGCAACGGTCTTTACCGCACCGCACTGATGCAGTGTGTCGGGAATGCTGCGCTGCAACAGGCCCGTGTCCTGTTGGCGGCTGGTGCAGATGTGAACACATTCGATCAGCGCGGAGACACGGCTCTGCATATTGCAGTTCGGCGTCGCAGTGTTCCTGCTGTTGAGCTGCTGTTGGAGAACGGCGCGGATGCGGATAGTTTTAATTTTTTGCACCAAACCCCGCTGCACCTTGCCGCTGAAGGAGGGCAGGATCAGCTGGTGAAATTATTTGCCGATACTCTTGAAAATATTGATTTGATTGATGAGGAAAATCGCACCCCGCTTGAAACCGCACTGGCTAACCGGCACTATGAAACCGCCACCCTGCTCATGGAGTCCGGAGCCGATACGGACCGTATTCTTGGCGATAGAAAAACCATACTTCATCATGCAATCGAGAACCGGGAATATGCCATTGCCCGTTTCCTGCTGCGTTCCGGAGCCCGTGCGGATATTCCTGATAGCGACGGACTGACCGCTCTCGATGTGTGCAAAGTCAAAGAACTGCAGGGACTCGTTGAAATGATTGAAGGTGTTCCTGACTCTGAAGAAGATCTGCCCGAAGAAAATTGA
- a CDS encoding carbohydrate kinase family protein encodes MNRTFNVAGIGELLWDVFPEHKRLGGAPANFSCHCGQLGANAKPVSCVGADPLGKELRESLKELGMSAEFIFESAEYPTGTVEVVLNEMGKPTYQIHEDVAWDHIPCPDALKDFAASLDAVCFGSLSQRAGESRGSIRSFIREVPDNALKIYDVNLRQAFFSKQIVSESLELANVLKLSDEELPVLAGYFDLTGDTEEQLTALRRMFSLKLIFFTRGKDGSLLLSAHETDDCPGCEGLAVDSVGAGDSATAALCMGVLQGWPLSKVNLYTNEVSTFVCMQKGATPVLPERLVNYEPVTESEERA; translated from the coding sequence ATGAATAGAACATTTAATGTAGCAGGAATCGGCGAACTGCTCTGGGATGTGTTTCCGGAACATAAGCGCCTGGGCGGCGCACCGGCCAATTTTTCCTGTCATTGCGGCCAATTGGGTGCCAATGCCAAACCGGTAAGCTGTGTGGGAGCGGATCCGCTCGGTAAAGAACTTCGCGAAAGCCTGAAGGAGCTGGGCATGTCGGCGGAGTTTATTTTTGAAAGTGCGGAGTATCCGACCGGCACGGTGGAGGTGGTGCTGAATGAAATGGGTAAACCGACATATCAGATTCATGAAGATGTGGCGTGGGATCATATTCCGTGTCCGGATGCGCTGAAAGATTTTGCGGCCTCGCTGGATGCGGTCTGCTTCGGATCGCTTTCGCAGCGTGCCGGAGAATCGCGCGGCTCGATCCGTTCTTTTATCCGGGAGGTGCCGGATAACGCGCTGAAAATTTATGATGTGAATCTGCGGCAGGCCTTCTTTTCGAAACAGATTGTTTCGGAATCGCTGGAGCTGGCCAATGTGCTGAAGCTCAGTGATGAAGAGCTGCCGGTGCTGGCGGGCTATTTTGATCTGACGGGTGATACCGAAGAACAGCTGACGGCATTGCGCCGCATGTTCAGCCTGAAGCTGATCTTTTTCACCCGCGGGAAAGACGGGAGTCTGCTGCTGAGTGCTCATGAGACGGATGACTGTCCCGGCTGTGAAGGGTTGGCGGTGGATTCCGTGGGGGCCGGCGATTCGGCCACGGCTGCGCTTTGCATGGGCGTGTTGCAGGGGTGGCCGCTGAGCAAAGTAAATCTTTATACCAACGAGGTTTCCACGTTTGTCTGCATGCAGAAAGGGGCTACTCCGGTGCTGCCGGAACGCCTGGTTAATTATGAGCCTGTTACTGAAAGTGAGGAGAGAGCATGA
- a CDS encoding LpxI family protein — MNEVPESLIIVAGRDAYPLMLVRAARDAGVKRIEVLAFKGETRREIAAMADKMHWVNLGSMQRFLDTLASIGIPKCMMVGQIAPKNLFTVRMDKLALEMYRKLDFKNAHTIFGAVVEAVENLGIEILPGNTFMECYTPKKGLLSKRAPTEREQADIELGLKLVKGTSDFEIGQTVALKEGMIVAVEAFEGTNQCIKRAGRVGKAGCVVVKVPKVGHDMRFDIPVVGTKTFKIMKRARVSCLAVEAGKTILLEQEKLIQLADQFDMAFVAVDTRFSTAENAETQRT, encoded by the coding sequence ATGAACGAGGTACCTGAATCACTGATCATTGTTGCCGGGCGTGATGCCTATCCGCTGATGCTGGTGCGTGCTGCACGCGACGCCGGGGTGAAGCGCATTGAGGTGCTTGCTTTTAAAGGGGAGACGCGCCGCGAAATTGCAGCGATGGCGGATAAAATGCATTGGGTGAATCTCGGCAGTATGCAGCGCTTTCTGGATACGCTTGCTTCCATTGGAATTCCGAAATGCATGATGGTTGGGCAGATTGCACCGAAAAATCTTTTTACCGTCCGGATGGATAAACTTGCGCTTGAGATGTACCGCAAGCTGGATTTCAAAAATGCACACACCATTTTTGGCGCGGTGGTGGAGGCTGTTGAAAATCTCGGAATTGAAATTCTTCCGGGCAATACGTTCATGGAATGCTATACACCGAAAAAGGGACTGCTCAGTAAACGGGCTCCGACGGAGCGGGAGCAGGCCGATATTGAGCTGGGACTTAAACTGGTTAAGGGCACCAGCGACTTCGAAATCGGCCAGACTGTGGCTCTTAAAGAGGGCATGATTGTTGCGGTTGAGGCGTTCGAGGGGACCAATCAATGCATCAAACGTGCGGGCCGGGTTGGTAAAGCCGGCTGTGTGGTTGTGAAAGTTCCAAAGGTTGGACACGATATGCGGTTTGATATTCCGGTGGTTGGAACCAAAACCTTTAAAATCATGAAGCGCGCCAGGGTTTCCTGTCTGGCGGTGGAGGCCGGAAAAACGATCCTGCTTGAACAGGAAAAACTGATTCAGCTTGCCGATCAATTCGATATGGCCTTTGTGGCAGTGGATACCCGTTTTTCTACTGCAGAGAACGCGGAGACACAGAGAACATGA
- a CDS encoding homocysteine S-methyltransferase family protein, with protein MNAEQILQTEPKLLMEAAIAERVRRAHPEHIHPRLATSLLIQSLEGREILRGFVREYIAIARTAGLPIVLGTPTWRLDRLRSAENNISEDLNNRAVAFEMEFKQEYANVLIAGQIGCKNDCYKPEEALSTGEAFDFHAWQIERLTQADFLYAVTLPDVGEALGIAQAMAATGRPYLISFVIGKDGRILDGTSLEQAIETIDSATQRSPTGYGVNCCYPAFLQASELSGNAAGRMISIQANASSLSHAELDASPSLKSDSVEDWAERMLDLHRNPGIQMLGGCCGTTGEHLKTLI; from the coding sequence ATGAACGCTGAACAGATCCTCCAGACCGAGCCGAAACTTCTGATGGAAGCCGCCATTGCCGAACGGGTGCGCCGTGCGCATCCCGAACACATTCATCCGCGGCTGGCCACCTCCCTGCTCATCCAATCATTGGAAGGGCGTGAAATCCTTCGCGGATTTGTTCGCGAATATATCGCCATTGCCCGAACCGCCGGACTGCCGATTGTTCTGGGCACACCGACCTGGCGGCTCGACCGGCTCCGCAGCGCCGAAAATAACATTTCAGAGGATCTGAATAACCGGGCCGTTGCATTTGAAATGGAATTCAAACAGGAATATGCCAACGTCCTCATCGCCGGACAGATCGGCTGTAAAAACGACTGCTACAAACCGGAAGAAGCGCTGAGCACCGGGGAAGCTTTCGATTTCCATGCCTGGCAGATCGAACGGCTGACTCAAGCCGATTTTCTCTATGCCGTCACCCTGCCGGATGTCGGCGAGGCGCTCGGCATCGCACAGGCCATGGCCGCAACGGGCCGCCCATATCTCATCAGTTTTGTGATCGGTAAAGACGGCCGTATCCTTGACGGCACCTCGCTCGAACAGGCCATTGAAACGATCGATTCAGCCACGCAGCGTTCCCCGACCGGCTACGGCGTCAACTGCTGCTATCCGGCCTTTCTCCAGGCCTCGGAACTTTCCGGAAATGCCGCCGGACGCATGATTTCCATCCAGGCCAACGCCTCATCGCTCAGCCACGCCGAACTCGATGCCTCTCCTTCCCTGAAATCCGACTCCGTCGAAGACTGGGCCGAACGCATGCTCGATCTCCACCGTAATCCCGGCATCCAGATGCTCGGCGGATGCTGCGGAACCACGGGCGAACACCTGAAAACACTCATATAA